A region of Clostridia bacterium DNA encodes the following proteins:
- a CDS encoding DASS family sodium-coupled anion symporter has translation MITEEQIKERAWPSYRREIAYLLVAFGAFAGVLLFTPATMDWQIRSTLAVMALAIILWVLEPVPLALSAFIAIAALVMTGAAPIEQALSGFASGSTFLIAAGLMMANAINSTPLGNRVAYFFLARTKTTPAGILAALLIILEVLAFFIPATAVRAALLLPVVLSIIEEMEAQGPAPNIRGMLLLGVAFGTNITGLGLLPGAIANVITSDLLHQLTGKPVTYLAWMAYAFPLSLILLPVLWWVLVKCFPAEVKEFPGGREAFQRKLQELGPISAAEKRCMAILALTFAIWMTEGWHGLHSSIGAIVAVILMCLPGIGCSRWEKTVRISWDSVILIAATLSVGSVANQGAAQFIAGAFFGLGFVGEMFVYPVLAILLITLFTQIYHLAIGNVATVTITLVPIVYQLALHHGADPFVMALATGIASLFGFILVVETIPNVMVYNTGLIHSKDFLLPGIILTLLVSCVMGFGAAWWWPLVQQYFSLIIFTDSPLQP, from the coding sequence ATGATTACCGAGGAACAGATCAAAGAGAGAGCATGGCCGTCATACCGGAGGGAAATTGCGTACCTGCTGGTGGCCTTTGGCGCTTTCGCCGGGGTATTATTGTTCACCCCGGCAACTATGGACTGGCAGATCAGAAGTACCCTGGCGGTGATGGCCCTGGCCATTATCCTGTGGGTCCTGGAGCCGGTACCCCTCGCGTTATCGGCTTTTATTGCCATCGCCGCTTTAGTCATGACCGGAGCGGCGCCCATCGAACAGGCTTTAAGCGGCTTTGCCAGCGGCTCCACCTTTCTCATCGCCGCCGGTTTGATGATGGCTAACGCCATTAACAGCACACCGCTGGGCAACCGGGTAGCCTATTTCTTCTTGGCCCGCACGAAAACCACCCCGGCCGGGATTCTGGCGGCCCTTCTCATCATTCTTGAGGTCCTGGCTTTTTTTATTCCCGCCACCGCCGTCCGGGCGGCTTTGTTATTGCCGGTGGTCTTAAGCATCATCGAGGAAATGGAAGCCCAGGGCCCGGCGCCCAATATCCGCGGGATGCTCCTTTTGGGGGTGGCCTTTGGGACTAATATCACTGGTTTGGGCTTGCTGCCCGGGGCCATCGCCAATGTCATCACCTCCGATTTGCTGCACCAGTTGACGGGGAAGCCGGTGACTTATCTAGCCTGGATGGCTTACGCTTTTCCTTTAAGCCTCATCCTGCTGCCGGTGCTCTGGTGGGTGCTGGTGAAATGTTTCCCGGCGGAAGTAAAGGAATTCCCCGGGGGCAGGGAGGCGTTTCAAAGAAAACTGCAGGAACTGGGCCCCATCTCCGCCGCCGAAAAGAGATGCATGGCTATTCTCGCCTTGACCTTTGCCATCTGGATGACGGAAGGATGGCATGGGCTGCACAGCTCCATCGGGGCCATCGTGGCCGTGATCTTGATGTGCTTGCCCGGTATCGGCTGCAGCCGGTGGGAAAAGACGGTGCGGATTTCCTGGGATTCGGTGATTTTGATCGCCGCCACCTTGTCTGTGGGCAGTGTGGCTAACCAGGGAGCGGCCCAGTTCATTGCCGGGGCCTTTTTCGGTTTGGGATTTGTCGGGGAAATGTTTGTATATCCCGTGCTGGCTATCTTGCTCATTACTTTGTTTACCCAAATATATCACTTGGCCATCGGTAATGTAGCTACGGTTACCATTACTCTGGTGCCCATCGTATACCAGCTGGCCCTCCATCACGGGGCGGATCCCTTCGTGATGGCCCTGGCGACGGGGATTGCCAGTCTCTTCGGGTTCATCCTGGTGGTAGAGACCATTCCCAATGTGATGGTTTACAACACGGGCTTAATCCACAGTAAGGATTTTCTCCTGCCCGGCATCATTCTTACTCTCCTGGTTTCCTGTGTCATGGGCTTTGGCGCCGCCTGGTGGTGGCCCCTGGTGCAGCAGTACTTTTCATTGATCATTTTCACGGACTCGCCGCTCCAGCCGTAG
- a CDS encoding sodium:solute symporter family protein, with translation MGEYTFYVMLGVYTVIIAFCGYLGYRHTRDAKDYLIAGSSINPALMALSYGSTFISTSAIVGFGGAAGMYGMSLLWLTACNIIFGIFVAFVFFGKRTKILGTNLGAQTFPELMAKRFDSKFIQNYSAVLIAVSMPIYAAAVMIGGARFLEQAININYAVALIIFAILVGVYVFYGGLKGIIYTDAVQASIMFVGMVFLIVATYTTLSGITEAHRRLTDMAHLVPESLAAQGHTGWTSMPVFGSEIWLYVMTTLVLGVGIGVLAQPHLAVRFMTLKGTADVNRAVIVGSIFILSMTGVAFVVGALSNAYFYEKYGKISLSMVTDPATGAPNIDKIIPLFIAEALPEWFAYLFMLCLLSAAMSTLSGQFHVIGTSIRDLLQRRDGTNQAGTTTFTRLGVLVGLIVTLVLGFKLPGSIIAIATAMFFGLCASAFLPMYIAALYWPRASKAGVIAGMVTGSAIFILSVLFVHQKEAVIFGVSQLLFGKPYLFGFPWNIIDPMVLSLPVGFVVTVLVSLVTAPLSEKHLEKCFHGFRHDRSRAPQGQVAWLAKK, from the coding sequence ATGGGCGAATATACTTTTTACGTCATGTTAGGTGTCTATACCGTCATCATTGCTTTTTGCGGTTACCTGGGTTACCGGCACACCAGGGATGCCAAGGATTACCTCATCGCCGGCAGCTCCATTAACCCGGCCTTGATGGCCTTGTCTTACGGTTCCACTTTCATTAGCACCTCCGCCATTGTGGGTTTCGGGGGCGCCGCAGGCATGTACGGCATGAGCCTTTTATGGCTGACTGCCTGCAACATTATTTTCGGCATCTTCGTAGCCTTCGTGTTTTTCGGCAAGCGCACCAAGATCCTCGGCACCAACTTGGGCGCCCAAACCTTTCCGGAACTCATGGCCAAAAGGTTTGACTCCAAGTTCATTCAAAACTACAGCGCGGTGCTGATTGCCGTTTCCATGCCTATCTACGCCGCCGCGGTGATGATCGGCGGGGCGCGTTTCTTGGAGCAGGCCATCAACATCAATTATGCTGTGGCCCTTATCATTTTTGCCATCTTAGTGGGTGTCTACGTTTTTTACGGGGGCTTGAAAGGCATCATTTACACCGATGCGGTGCAGGCGTCCATTATGTTTGTTGGTATGGTGTTCTTAATCGTAGCCACTTATACGACCCTGAGCGGCATTACAGAGGCTCACCGGCGGCTGACGGATATGGCTCACCTGGTACCGGAGAGTCTGGCTGCTCAGGGCCACACGGGCTGGACCTCCATGCCCGTCTTCGGCTCGGAGATCTGGCTTTATGTGATGACCACTTTGGTCTTAGGTGTGGGCATCGGTGTCTTGGCCCAGCCCCACCTGGCGGTGCGGTTCATGACCTTAAAGGGCACCGCCGACGTCAACCGGGCGGTGATTGTGGGCAGCATTTTCATCCTGTCCATGACGGGCGTGGCTTTTGTGGTTGGAGCTCTGTCCAACGCCTATTTCTATGAAAAATACGGCAAGATCTCCCTGTCCATGGTAACGGATCCGGCTACCGGAGCCCCGAACATTGACAAGATCATCCCTCTCTTTATCGCGGAAGCCCTGCCTGAATGGTTTGCGTACCTCTTCATGCTGTGCCTGCTGTCGGCGGCCATGTCCACCTTAAGCGGCCAATTCCATGTCATTGGCACTTCCATCCGGGACTTGCTCCAGCGTCGAGACGGCACCAACCAGGCCGGTACCACCACTTTCACCCGCTTAGGAGTACTGGTTGGGCTAATCGTTACCCTGGTGCTGGGCTTTAAACTGCCGGGCAGCATTATCGCCATTGCCACCGCCATGTTTTTCGGGCTGTGTGCCTCCGCTTTCCTGCCCATGTACATCGCCGCCCTCTACTGGCCCAGGGCTTCCAAGGCAGGAGTGATCGCCGGCATGGTTACCGGTTCGGCCATCTTCATCTTAAGCGTCTTATTCGTCCACCAGAAGGAAGCGGTCATCTTCGGGGTATCCCAGCTGCTTTTCGGGAAACCCTACTTGTTCGGCTTCCCCTGGAATATTATTGATCCCATGGTACTGTCCCTGCCCGTGGGGTTTGTCGTCACGGTATTAGTAAGCCTGGTGACGGCTCCTTTGAGCGAAAAGCACTTGGAGAAATGTTTCCACGGGTTCCGTCATGACCGGAGCCGGGCGCCCCAAGGCCAGGTGGCTTGGCTGGCGAAAAAGTAG
- a CDS encoding helix-turn-helix domain-containing protein yields the protein MSKENGLINAQALAKELGLSVETIWRYTRERKIPYIDLGSRQYRYRLADVLQALNAPAVKEQTGNYEAGLEKKYTYQDYLEMPDEPGYRIEILDGILVKEPSPNVAHQRVSRRLQRILEDYFWQEDPEGEIFNAPLDVTFHDVTVVQPDLLYVAGTQKEIVQDTRIDGAPVLVVEVLSPSTTRKDRLQKLQIYQKAGVTHYWLVSPEEKTLECFQLRDGVYALVAGGLDDDVVEHPAFQGLSIPLSSLWK from the coding sequence ATGTCAAAGGAAAATGGTTTAATCAACGCTCAGGCCCTGGCAAAGGAGCTGGGCTTGTCGGTGGAAACCATCTGGCGGTACACGAGGGAAAGAAAGATTCCTTATATTGACCTGGGAAGCAGGCAATACCGCTATAGGCTGGCGGACGTTCTTCAAGCGTTAAATGCTCCGGCTGTGAAAGAGCAAACAGGTAATTACGAGGCCGGACTGGAAAAGAAGTACACGTATCAAGACTACCTGGAAATGCCGGACGAGCCGGGCTACCGGATCGAAATTCTGGACGGGATACTGGTCAAAGAACCTTCCCCCAATGTAGCGCACCAGCGGGTTTCCCGGCGCCTGCAGCGCATTTTGGAGGACTATTTCTGGCAGGAAGACCCGGAAGGGGAAATCTTCAACGCCCCTTTGGATGTAACTTTTCACGATGTCACCGTGGTACAGCCGGACCTGCTGTACGTGGCCGGAACACAAAAGGAGATAGTCCAAGACACTCGCATTGACGGGGCCCCGGTTCTGGTGGTGGAAGTCTTATCCCCTTCCACCACTCGGAAGGACAGGCTGCAAAAACTGCAAATCTACCAAAAAGCCGGGGTGACCCATTACTGGCTCGTCAGCCCGGAAGAAAAAACCCTGGAGTGTTTTCAACTGCGGGACGGGGTCTATGCCCTGGTGGCCGGTGGGCTGGAT